One Onychostoma macrolepis isolate SWU-2019 chromosome 15, ASM1243209v1, whole genome shotgun sequence DNA segment encodes these proteins:
- the LOC131520631 gene encoding olfactory receptor 52D1-like, whose amino-acid sequence MSTENMVQPSLENETSVLVFTLSGLNETMENRFVFFSFTAMFYPLMVFCNVTVIFTIISYKKLHEPMYVFICNLCINALYGTAGFYPKFMFDLLSEVHVISYSGCMIQIFVIYSSALCEISTLTVMAYDRYVAICRPLEYHSVMTNQKVLEWILICWLAPIFFISVLIVLTTRLTLCGSTIEKLYCEIWAVAKLSCFSTTVNNVFGYTVILVYIGHGVLIYFSYFQLIRNCLKSIESRHKFIQTCVPHLLSLINVTIAFLFDVLYSRYGSKNVPQGVRNFMALEFLLVPPILNPLIYGLNLTTIRQQVIRLFFKKKVGISK is encoded by the exons ATGTCAACAGAGAACATG GTGCAACCATCACTGGAGAATGAGACCAGTGTCTTAGTATTTACACTCTCAGGTCTTAATGAAACCATGGAAAacagatttgtatttttttctttcacggCAATGTTTTATCCTCTTATGGTGTTTtgtaatgtaactgtaattttCACTATAATCTCATATAAGAAGCTTCACGAGCCGATGTATGTGTTTATATGCAATTTGTGTATAAATGCACTTTATGGCACTGCTGGATTCTACCCTAAATTCATGTTTGATTTGTTATCTGAAGTTCATGTGATTTCTTATTCTGGATGTATGATTCAGATATTTGTCATTTATTCATCTGCCCTGTGTGAAATTTCAACATTAACAGTAATGGCATATGACAGGTATGTGGCAATATGCAGACCACTGGAGTATCATTCAGTAATGACAAATCAGAAAGTTCTTGAATGGATCCTAATCTGCTGGCTGGCCCCCATTTTTTTCATCTCTGTTCTAATTGTATTAACAACTAGACTCACTTTATGTGGCTCTACTATTGAAAAGTTATATTGTGAGATTTGGGCAGTTGCAAAACTTTCTTGTTTTTCTACAACAGTAAATAATGTGTTTGGGTACACTGTTATTCTTGTATACATCGGACATGGTGTATTGatatatttttcctattttcagTTGATACGAAACTGCTTGAAGTCAATAGAGAGCAGGCACAAATTCATACAAACTTGTGTTCCACATTTGCTTTCACTGATCAACGTGACTattgcatttttgtttgatGTACTGTACAGTCGTTATGGCTCAAAGAATGTGCCACAAGGTGTGCGTAATTTCATGGCACTGGAATTTCTACTCGTACCACCCATTTTAAATCCCCTTATTTATGGATTAAATCTGACAACAATACGGCAGCAAGTTATTCGActgtttttcaagaaaaaagtAGGAATATCTAAGTGa